A single genomic interval of Shewanella psychropiezotolerans harbors:
- a CDS encoding methyltransferase family protein: MDDAKGAGVRIPPPVVFIFFMFCGLGLGFSYPIAIHFPVALAYTGVALSIFGLMVLLHLATLFKRVKTNIEPWKPTSRIISTGIYAYSRNPIYLAFCTIPLGEACFSAISG; this comes from the coding sequence ATGGATGATGCTAAAGGTGCAGGGGTACGCATACCGCCTCCTGTGGTGTTTATCTTCTTTATGTTTTGTGGGCTAGGGTTAGGCTTTAGTTATCCCATAGCTATCCATTTTCCTGTGGCATTAGCATACACAGGTGTGGCATTAAGCATATTTGGACTCATGGTTTTATTGCATTTAGCGACGCTTTTTAAGCGGGTCAAAACCAATATCGAGCCCTGGAAGCCCACTTCTAGGATTATCTCCACGGGTATCTACGCTTACTCCCGTAATCCTATTTACCTGGCATTTTGTACTATTCCTTTGGGGGAGGCCTGTTTTTCAGCCATATCTGGTTAA
- the xni gene encoding flap endonuclease Xni translates to MNTFLIIDGLNLVRRIHAAQPNENDTNGLDNRVASACKKLLKFHQPSHAAIVWDGNEISWRKHLFEDYKKGRKPMPKALSEYLPSLKLHLAKIHVNSLDANSEADDVIATLASKLAASGGEAIIVSTDKGFTQLNHPKIKRWDHFNKAYLTVEEREQKLGVQHSQFIDYLALAGDSGNKIPGVPGIGPKSAIELLKIFRSLANIYLSIDEVGAKQAKKLEEGKQMARLSYKLVQLQTDMPLKANLSQFRLPQEAVSS, encoded by the coding sequence ATGAACACTTTTTTAATTATTGATGGCTTAAACTTAGTCCGTCGCATCCATGCAGCGCAGCCCAATGAGAACGATACTAACGGACTCGATAACCGGGTGGCCTCAGCCTGCAAGAAGTTACTCAAATTCCACCAACCAAGCCATGCGGCGATAGTCTGGGACGGAAACGAGATCTCATGGCGAAAACACCTGTTCGAAGACTATAAAAAAGGGCGAAAACCAATGCCCAAGGCATTGTCTGAGTACTTGCCAAGTTTAAAGCTGCATCTTGCTAAAATACATGTTAACTCCCTGGATGCTAACTCCGAGGCTGACGATGTCATTGCCACCCTAGCAAGCAAACTCGCCGCCAGTGGTGGTGAGGCCATCATAGTATCGACGGATAAAGGCTTCACTCAGCTCAATCACCCTAAGATAAAAAGATGGGACCACTTTAACAAGGCCTATCTGACAGTAGAAGAACGCGAGCAGAAACTGGGGGTTCAACACTCGCAGTTTATCGATTATCTCGCCTTAGCCGGGGACAGCGGTAATAAGATACCAGGCGTTCCGGGTATCGGCCCGAAATCAGCCATTGAGCTATTAAAAATATTTCGCTCTCTTGCCAATATCTATTTGTCTATCGATGAAGTGGGGGCTAAACAGGCAAAGAAGCTCGAAGAGGGTAAACAGATGGCCAGACTTAGCTATAAACTGGTCCAACTGCAGACTGATATGCCATTAAAGGCCAATCTAAGCCAATTTAGATTGCCACAAGAAGCTGTAAGCAGCTAG
- a CDS encoding GGDEF domain-containing protein produces the protein MKDSMANTSQLSLLKQKLHSARAALDSMNEDRNDKLRTLVQFIGHLSLACKGQSLELDNKLAKLRHHFTDFETVEESLPELVEVEQLLKQQYNHVMVQLEDSRASLSRVIRQIQRVQSVPEKVKKEISYFKKDLAKPFHTFWDYIPKVEKLVGFYESILEEQLAQGDKLVVLPKHRQLAHELAQMISEIEFRKDQRDRILVLKEVLSNDIEIDSLIDAYQTVLSLLLDNIAREKSASQEFLYALNDALSAVREVVSDSYNNNQRSSQLKKQLNREINTRVDNVGEAIIDIDDIHRLKSQVTEQLASIRSALGRKEALEEREQALLRKSMEAMRKELNQLGKEANTFKERLFEQQKLNLLDTLTQLPNRAALEERMEQEYRNYQRHKQPLWVAVADIDHFKIINDSFGHSTGDKTLQVIAMALKNSLRDTEFVARYGGEEFVLIIPDVNSTDIEQLLNRVREKVKSIPFKFKNQRITVTVSIGAAQIINNELINETFDRADAALYRAKHESRDRVIIDV, from the coding sequence ATGAAGGATTCGATGGCAAACACATCTCAGCTCAGTTTATTAAAGCAAAAACTTCATTCGGCTAGAGCCGCACTCGATAGTATGAACGAAGACAGAAATGATAAATTGAGGACACTAGTACAGTTTATTGGTCATCTGAGTCTTGCCTGCAAGGGACAAAGTCTTGAGCTCGATAATAAACTGGCTAAATTAAGACATCATTTTACTGATTTCGAGACAGTCGAAGAATCGCTACCTGAATTAGTTGAGGTTGAGCAGCTTCTTAAGCAACAATATAACCATGTCATGGTTCAACTCGAAGACAGTAGAGCCAGCTTATCCCGGGTCATCAGGCAGATACAGCGAGTCCAATCTGTTCCCGAAAAGGTCAAGAAAGAGATCAGTTACTTCAAGAAAGATCTCGCCAAGCCTTTCCATACTTTCTGGGACTATATCCCTAAAGTCGAAAAACTGGTTGGCTTTTATGAAAGCATATTGGAAGAGCAGCTGGCACAGGGTGATAAACTCGTCGTGCTCCCCAAGCATCGTCAACTGGCTCATGAACTCGCTCAAATGATCTCCGAGATCGAATTTCGCAAAGATCAGCGGGATCGAATACTCGTGCTCAAAGAGGTGCTTTCTAACGATATTGAAATAGACAGCCTCATCGATGCCTATCAGACAGTGCTTTCTCTGCTACTGGATAATATCGCAAGAGAGAAATCTGCTTCTCAGGAATTTCTCTATGCCTTAAACGATGCCCTGTCTGCAGTGAGAGAAGTGGTAAGTGACTCTTACAACAATAATCAACGCAGCTCTCAACTAAAAAAGCAGCTCAATCGTGAAATTAATACCCGCGTCGATAACGTAGGTGAAGCCATCATAGATATCGATGACATTCATAGATTAAAGTCTCAAGTCACAGAACAGCTAGCCTCGATTCGATCGGCTCTTGGACGCAAAGAGGCTCTCGAGGAGCGCGAACAAGCCTTACTTCGTAAATCTATGGAAGCCATGCGTAAAGAGCTTAACCAGCTAGGTAAGGAAGCCAATACCTTTAAAGAACGGCTATTTGAACAGCAGAAACTCAACTTACTCGATACCTTGACCCAGCTGCCTAACAGGGCCGCCCTCGAAGAGAGAATGGAACAGGAATATCGTAATTATCAACGTCATAAACAACCACTCTGGGTCGCAGTGGCCGATATTGATCACTTTAAAATAATTAACGATAGTTTTGGCCACAGTACGGGTGATAAAACCCTCCAGGTCATCGCCATGGCATTGAAAAATTCACTGCGTGATACTGAGTTTGTCGCCCGCTATGGTGGTGAAGAATTTGTGCTGATTATTCCTGATGTAAACTCCACTGATATTGAACAACTTTTGAACAGAGTGAGGGAGAAAGTAAAAAGTATTCCTTTTAAGTTTAAAAATCAGAGGATTACAGTTACAGTGTCTATAGGTGCTGCACAGATTATTAATAATGAGCTCATCAATGAAACCTTTGATAGAGCCGACGCAGCACTGTATCGAGCAAAACATGAAAGTAGAGACAGAGTGATCATTGACGTGTAG
- a CDS encoding M61 family metallopeptidase encodes MKPAVPLILTLSAFFSSSIFAEVSYRIDLTDSQHHLAKVEVGFPESATTELKINLPVWRTGKYQVLPLADGIRYFSAQDESGKVLPYTRSASGEWTVELEQPTSVTVTYQLYANQLGQRIGHIDATHAFLDASGTLVYSPDFKDQKIKVELVVPDEWNSYSGMEPGGKPHSFEASNYDVLVDSPIETGISHHRGFSADGRDYELVVWGEGNYDIEQMVTDLTKLSGQARAIWDGYPFERYVYMVHATSGARGATEHLNSTVIQRPRFSYREREDYLGFIKTASHEFIHTWNVKAYRPQGLVPYDYQKENISELLWIAEGSTSYFQSQLLLRAGVITAKEFFEDLAKRIAQSERTPGREVQSVQEASVGKWASTGGDYAVNHSANIYSEGYLASLALDFSLLNDTDLAHSYRDVHKALYNQHKIPAGYSVSDVKQILKDLSGKDYQTWWQTHVNSPMSLDFPSLLENAGLKPGYGDDSKATAYVGIKLSGDSLKLAEVLRNGPAWNAGIVLGDEIVAINGLKVTSKGFDSRIKDFKPGAEIVVSLFSDDRLKQVTLKLGEQQSDKLKLLSVDKPSRGQKAFFKAWLGIDWPFDNNGELKSDS; translated from the coding sequence GTGAAACCAGCAGTCCCATTGATTTTAACTTTAAGTGCATTTTTTTCCTCATCAATTTTCGCTGAGGTCAGCTATCGCATAGATCTCACTGACTCTCAGCATCATCTGGCTAAGGTTGAGGTGGGATTTCCAGAGTCTGCAACCACAGAGCTGAAAATCAATCTTCCAGTGTGGCGAACAGGCAAGTATCAGGTCTTACCCTTAGCCGATGGTATTCGCTATTTTAGTGCGCAAGATGAGTCGGGAAAGGTCTTGCCCTATACGCGAAGTGCCAGTGGTGAGTGGACGGTTGAGCTTGAACAGCCAACGTCGGTCACTGTGACTTATCAGCTATATGCTAATCAATTAGGTCAAAGGATTGGGCATATAGATGCAACTCATGCTTTCTTGGATGCCAGTGGTACCTTGGTATATAGCCCTGATTTTAAGGACCAGAAGATCAAGGTCGAATTAGTCGTGCCAGATGAATGGAATAGTTATTCAGGTATGGAGCCTGGAGGAAAGCCTCATTCGTTTGAGGCGAGCAATTATGATGTGTTGGTGGACTCTCCGATAGAGACGGGAATTAGTCATCACAGAGGGTTCTCCGCCGATGGCCGGGATTATGAATTGGTCGTGTGGGGAGAGGGCAACTATGACATTGAACAGATGGTTACCGATCTGACCAAGCTTAGTGGTCAGGCAAGGGCTATCTGGGATGGCTACCCTTTTGAGCGTTATGTCTACATGGTGCATGCCACCAGTGGTGCCCGAGGTGCAACTGAGCATCTGAACTCGACTGTGATTCAGCGTCCTCGTTTCAGTTATCGAGAGCGTGAAGACTATTTAGGCTTCATTAAAACCGCTTCCCATGAGTTTATTCATACCTGGAATGTGAAGGCTTACAGGCCTCAAGGTTTGGTGCCCTACGACTACCAGAAAGAAAATATATCTGAACTGTTATGGATTGCCGAAGGTTCGACAAGCTATTTTCAAAGCCAGTTGTTACTCAGAGCTGGGGTGATCACGGCTAAAGAATTTTTTGAAGACTTAGCCAAGCGAATTGCCCAGAGTGAGAGGACGCCGGGGCGTGAAGTTCAGTCGGTGCAAGAAGCGAGCGTCGGCAAATGGGCGAGCACGGGTGGAGATTATGCGGTTAACCACAGTGCTAACATCTACTCTGAAGGCTACCTCGCTTCTTTGGCCCTGGATTTTTCACTGCTCAATGACACAGATCTTGCTCATTCATATCGTGACGTTCATAAAGCGCTCTACAATCAGCATAAGATCCCAGCGGGTTATTCAGTTTCTGATGTTAAACAGATCTTAAAAGATCTGTCGGGTAAAGATTATCAAACATGGTGGCAGACCCATGTTAATTCACCTATGAGCTTGGATTTTCCCTCCTTGCTAGAAAATGCCGGCTTAAAGCCTGGTTATGGGGATGACTCGAAAGCCACGGCCTATGTCGGAATTAAGTTGAGCGGTGACTCACTTAAACTTGCGGAAGTCTTGCGTAATGGACCCGCCTGGAATGCGGGCATCGTGCTTGGGGATGAAATTGTAGCCATCAATGGACTGAAGGTTACCAGCAAAGGTTTTGATTCCAGAATCAAAGACTTTAAGCCGGGAGCTGAGATTGTAGTGAGCCTGTTTAGCGATGACCGTCTCAAACAGGTGACGCTGAAACTGGGTGAGCAGCAGAGTGATAAGCTGAAGCTGTTGAGTGTGGATAAGCCAAGTCGAGGTCAGAAAGCCTTCTTTAAAGCCTGGTTAGGTATCGATTGGCCGTTCGATAATAATGGCGAATTAAAATCGGATAGTTAA
- a CDS encoding tetratricopeptide repeat protein, with translation MRFFFVSVIFLLLLAAPSTYAQDHIALEIKLKESPVELLQELQASITLPISATSLSVFERVASDQGYRVDELKYKLQLLTRLYLSTYVKEKDKYRKTEALLSLLEIIGTTAYDESYLQMLKGRYIARSQHDYQQALPHYDQALSLIESEQDLQAQLLKQLIHYHLGSLHRILHQDKLALIHLKLYRDTTYQLRTDYLIAHAESALGDFYNKRDQLSLALQHYSEALRLSNRQDKPFLKANLQLQLARVYRDLESWDEATQYAHDADEGFKALNMNRLRSHCMTVMAMVHANQNNWNQAIDYYLNAQQLDYKDQNVIAQALNYHNLGEAYFNNGNTKTSFEFLFKSNAIFLARKSNHYLVFNDLLIAQVAVANKDWLLAKKHSTLALHNAENLKLKDEQIEALQYQSQAYRNLKQSDKALATLDKLIALNLSTPETLDTPTDYTSSVLAEQKLKLEVHKLQGERSVLSTQLTRSRLLLITAVILVCLVSLIGVNQWRRKSVLAVSLLEARGKSVIEPVSGLPGYKGFIEELESQNKDTPHAIALVSLTGQLNADINQGFQCNNNMNKIQLQALAHSLAGKVYLIRPGLFILSLREPVTANELLQKSRNAIDKDYGDTSIHIGMLPLPLLMDPDIKLSAEVHFGAVQMTLAAALSLGQDTDYYVSIKALNFAPAAIFATPLYLHLEKGIMRGLLKVDTNGDKKKILWPRWKSHEHLDITELA, from the coding sequence ATGCGTTTTTTTTTTGTATCTGTGATTTTTTTGCTACTTTTAGCCGCACCTTCGACTTACGCTCAAGATCATATCGCCCTTGAAATTAAGTTAAAAGAATCGCCTGTCGAGCTGTTACAAGAATTACAAGCCTCAATCACCTTACCCATATCTGCCACTAGTCTCTCTGTTTTTGAACGAGTAGCCAGCGACCAAGGTTACCGAGTCGATGAGCTAAAATATAAACTGCAGCTGCTCACACGACTCTATCTCAGCACCTATGTGAAAGAGAAAGATAAATATCGTAAAACCGAGGCATTATTGTCGCTGCTGGAGATCATAGGAACCACAGCCTACGATGAAAGCTACCTACAAATGTTAAAAGGTAGATACATAGCCAGGAGTCAACATGATTACCAACAAGCACTGCCCCATTATGACCAAGCACTCAGCCTGATAGAGAGTGAGCAAGATCTGCAAGCCCAGCTATTAAAACAGCTCATCCATTATCATCTTGGCAGCTTACATCGTATCTTGCATCAGGATAAACTGGCGCTAATTCACCTAAAACTGTATAGAGACACGACCTATCAGCTTAGGACCGATTACCTGATTGCCCACGCAGAGTCCGCTTTAGGCGACTTCTATAATAAACGGGATCAGTTATCTTTAGCATTACAACATTACAGCGAAGCACTTAGACTCTCGAACCGTCAGGATAAACCTTTTCTCAAGGCTAATTTACAACTACAGCTGGCAAGGGTATATCGGGACCTAGAGTCTTGGGATGAAGCCACCCAATACGCCCATGATGCAGATGAAGGCTTTAAGGCACTTAATATGAATCGGTTACGTTCTCATTGCATGACAGTGATGGCTATGGTTCATGCCAATCAAAACAACTGGAATCAGGCTATCGATTACTATCTCAATGCCCAACAGCTCGATTACAAAGATCAAAATGTGATTGCTCAAGCATTAAATTATCATAATTTAGGCGAGGCCTATTTCAATAACGGCAACACCAAAACGTCTTTTGAATTTCTGTTTAAGTCCAATGCCATTTTTCTTGCCAGAAAGAGTAACCATTATCTTGTTTTTAATGACCTCTTGATTGCCCAAGTTGCCGTTGCCAATAAAGATTGGCTACTGGCGAAAAAACATAGCACCTTAGCCTTACACAATGCAGAGAATCTTAAGCTCAAAGATGAACAGATAGAAGCATTACAATATCAGTCTCAGGCATATAGAAACCTTAAACAGAGTGACAAGGCCCTTGCGACACTGGATAAGCTCATCGCCCTTAACTTATCCACGCCAGAGACACTAGATACTCCCACCGACTACACTTCATCGGTACTTGCCGAGCAAAAATTAAAGCTTGAAGTACATAAGCTTCAAGGCGAAAGAAGTGTACTCAGCACCCAGTTAACACGTTCGAGACTACTCTTGATCACCGCGGTGATTTTGGTGTGCTTAGTATCACTCATTGGAGTGAATCAATGGCGAAGAAAAAGCGTATTAGCAGTTAGCTTATTAGAGGCTAGAGGCAAAAGCGTTATCGAGCCAGTGAGTGGTTTACCAGGCTATAAAGGCTTCATCGAAGAGCTTGAGTCACAAAATAAAGACACTCCTCATGCCATAGCCTTAGTTTCACTGACGGGTCAATTAAACGCAGATATCAATCAAGGTTTTCAGTGCAATAACAACATGAATAAAATTCAGCTCCAAGCTCTGGCTCACAGTTTAGCAGGGAAGGTATACCTTATTCGGCCTGGATTATTTATTCTGTCTCTGAGAGAGCCTGTCACAGCCAATGAGTTATTGCAAAAGTCCCGTAACGCCATTGATAAAGATTATGGTGACACCTCTATCCATATAGGCATGCTGCCTCTTCCTCTGCTGATGGATCCCGACATTAAATTGTCTGCCGAGGTTCATTTTGGTGCAGTACAGATGACGCTAGCGGCCGCACTGAGTCTGGGGCAGGACACTGATTACTATGTTTCCATTAAAGCATTGAACTTTGCTCCAGCGGCTATCTTTGCAACACCGCTATATTTACACTTGGAAAAGGGCATAATGCGTGGGTTACTGAAGGTCGATACCAATGGTGACAAGAAAAAAATTCTATGGCCCAGGTGGAAAAGCCATGAACATCTGGATATAACAGAATTAGCCTAA
- a CDS encoding MarC family protein translates to MDGLWLHMGTVFMGFFAIMNPIANVPIFLGLTSEEDEQTTKAIAFRALLLAFIIITLFSLAGQYIFTLFGISLSAFRITGGLLVFLIGFHMLQGNNSSVHHPDNQQLRESKQNASDKAKAREAALSIAVSPLALPILAGPGTIATAMSFSAGGGIEEMLITIGAFGVLCLVTYGFFISGGKLVSYLGNAALGAITRMMGLILAVIGTQMAIEGIKGAFGI, encoded by the coding sequence ATGGATGGACTTTGGTTGCACATGGGGACTGTGTTTATGGGTTTTTTCGCCATCATGAATCCTATTGCGAATGTGCCAATATTTTTAGGATTAACCTCGGAAGAAGATGAGCAAACCACGAAAGCCATCGCATTTAGGGCCCTGCTATTGGCTTTTATCATCATTACCTTATTCTCACTCGCTGGTCAGTATATTTTTACCCTGTTTGGAATATCGCTATCTGCATTTAGGATAACGGGGGGCTTACTGGTTTTCTTGATTGGTTTTCATATGCTGCAGGGAAATAATTCCAGCGTGCATCACCCGGATAATCAACAATTACGTGAGAGTAAACAAAATGCTAGTGATAAGGCTAAGGCACGTGAGGCTGCTCTGAGCATAGCGGTATCCCCACTGGCTCTGCCGATCTTAGCTGGACCAGGAACTATAGCCACAGCCATGAGCTTTTCGGCGGGAGGGGGCATAGAGGAAATGTTGATCACCATAGGGGCCTTTGGTGTTCTTTGCCTTGTCACCTACGGTTTCTTTATCTCAGGTGGAAAGCTGGTTAGCTATTTAGGCAATGCAGCACTCGGTGCTATCACCCGAATGATGGGCCTTATTCTCGCCGTCATAGGAACACAGATGGCGATAGAGGGCATTAAAGGCGCCTTTGGTATCTAA
- a CDS encoding DUF3192 domain-containing protein, producing MKSKVPVIIGSIFAAYTAFVAVVVLVYEPTPDEMHWEDRQVYNNAKLADITIGQSLSDIKLLMGKADFSEAKVTDDVALQVLFYRTHHAQSDGVTTRDECTPLLFKDQKLIAWGSDTYDQYLAATIGG from the coding sequence ATGAAATCTAAAGTTCCAGTCATTATCGGCTCTATTTTTGCTGCCTACACCGCCTTTGTCGCTGTCGTGGTACTCGTGTATGAACCGACCCCAGATGAGATGCACTGGGAAGACAGACAGGTTTACAACAATGCAAAATTAGCCGATATCACTATAGGCCAGAGCTTATCAGACATTAAACTATTAATGGGTAAGGCTGATTTTTCGGAAGCTAAAGTGACAGACGATGTTGCATTGCAGGTGCTCTTTTATCGAACTCATCATGCTCAATCCGATGGGGTAACCACCAGAGACGAGTGCACTCCGCTATTATTTAAGGATCAGAAACTGATCGCTTGGGGATCTGATACTTACGATCAATACCTTGCAGCAACCATAGGCGGCTAA
- the ppnN gene encoding nucleotide 5'-monophosphate nucleosidase PpnN: MIVKVSPKGSMDQLSQLEVDRLKQSAKSELYQLYRNCSLAVLASGLQSDNAENLFEQFNDFNINVLRRERGIKIELTNPPEAAFVDGKIIRGLQEHLFAVLRDIVYVSNKYDNLKHINLTNSSHITNVVFDILRNGQVIPLEDPNVVVCWGGHSINAIEFQYTREVGYELGLREMNICTGCGPGAMEGPMKGATIGHAKQRISQARYVGLTEPSIIAAEPPNQIVNELVILPDIEKRLEAFVRLGHGIVIFPGGAGTAEELLYLLGILLNKENEGMPFPLVLTGPKESADYFIKIDEFIGATLGEEAQSKYEIVIDDPVQVARIMSHGMDVVKDHRKNTGDSYQYNWSLKIEPEFQLPFNPTHEMMSNLNLYFQDNKAELAANLRRAFSGIVAGNVKMETIKSVKQHGPFEIKGDPKLMAMMDTLLSAFVKQQRMKLPGSEYVPCYKIDN; this comes from the coding sequence ATGATTGTAAAGGTCAGCCCTAAAGGAAGCATGGATCAGCTTTCACAATTGGAAGTCGATCGTCTAAAACAAAGCGCAAAAAGCGAACTATATCAACTTTATCGTAACTGTTCATTGGCCGTTCTCGCATCAGGCCTACAGAGCGATAATGCCGAAAACCTGTTCGAACAATTCAATGATTTCAACATTAATGTTCTACGTCGAGAGCGCGGAATTAAGATTGAATTGACCAACCCTCCGGAAGCCGCCTTTGTCGACGGAAAAATAATCAGAGGCCTTCAGGAGCATCTATTTGCCGTGCTCAGAGATATCGTCTACGTCAGCAATAAATACGATAATCTCAAGCATATCAACCTGACCAACTCTAGCCATATCACCAACGTCGTTTTCGATATTTTACGTAATGGCCAGGTTATTCCACTGGAAGACCCCAACGTTGTCGTGTGCTGGGGTGGGCACAGCATTAATGCCATCGAGTTCCAGTACACTCGCGAAGTGGGCTATGAGCTTGGCTTAAGAGAGATGAACATATGTACCGGCTGTGGTCCAGGCGCCATGGAAGGCCCCATGAAAGGAGCAACGATAGGTCACGCAAAGCAGCGCATATCACAAGCAAGATATGTGGGACTCACAGAGCCCAGCATCATCGCCGCCGAACCTCCTAATCAGATTGTCAACGAGTTGGTGATCCTTCCCGATATAGAGAAGCGTTTAGAAGCCTTCGTCCGCTTAGGTCACGGCATCGTTATTTTTCCTGGCGGAGCAGGCACCGCCGAAGAATTGCTCTATCTACTCGGTATTTTACTCAATAAAGAAAACGAAGGCATGCCCTTCCCCTTGGTACTAACTGGCCCTAAAGAAAGTGCCGATTACTTTATCAAGATCGATGAGTTTATCGGGGCAACCTTAGGAGAAGAAGCCCAGAGTAAATACGAAATAGTCATCGATGACCCAGTGCAAGTCGCCAGAATTATGAGCCATGGTATGGATGTCGTCAAAGATCATAGAAAAAATACAGGCGACTCCTATCAATATAACTGGTCACTGAAAATTGAGCCCGAATTTCAGCTGCCTTTCAACCCCACTCATGAGATGATGAGCAATCTCAACCTGTATTTTCAGGATAACAAGGCGGAACTTGCCGCGAATTTACGCAGAGCGTTTTCAGGCATAGTCGCTGGCAATGTGAAGATGGAAACCATCAAGAGTGTTAAACAACATGGACCCTTCGAAATAAAGGGCGACCCTAAGCTTATGGCTATGATGGATACTCTCCTAAGCGCTTTCGTAAAACAACAGAGAATGAAGTTACCTGGTAGTGAATATGTTCCCTGCTACAAGATAGATAATTAA
- a CDS encoding SDR family oxidoreductase — protein sequence MKKVALITGGGRGIGAETARYLANHGYAIGVNYKQNKLAAEHLVAELQAKGCEALALQADVSIEREVVELFNTLDRELGKITALVNNAGILMPQMKVVDMTAERINKILTNNVTSYFLCCREAVRRMSISAGGYGGAIVNVSSAASRIGAPGEYVDYAASKGAVDTLTRGLSVEVANDSIRVNCVRPGFINTGMHADGGEPDRVKRLAPMIPMGRGGEPEEVAAAIAWLLSDEASYVTGTFMDLAGGR from the coding sequence ATGAAAAAAGTAGCACTGATCACAGGCGGTGGGCGCGGAATCGGCGCAGAGACAGCAAGATATCTGGCGAATCATGGATATGCTATCGGGGTTAACTACAAACAAAATAAACTGGCTGCTGAACACTTGGTAGCTGAATTACAGGCTAAAGGTTGCGAAGCTTTGGCACTGCAGGCGGATGTATCCATTGAGCGTGAGGTTGTTGAGCTGTTCAACACACTGGATCGAGAGCTGGGTAAGATCACAGCCCTAGTCAATAATGCCGGCATTTTGATGCCGCAGATGAAAGTAGTTGATATGACGGCAGAACGGATTAACAAAATACTGACTAATAATGTCACCAGTTATTTCCTCTGTTGCCGCGAAGCGGTGAGACGCATGTCTATTTCTGCTGGAGGATATGGTGGTGCGATCGTGAATGTCTCCTCGGCGGCATCTAGAATCGGTGCTCCGGGCGAGTATGTCGATTATGCGGCGTCTAAAGGCGCCGTCGATACCTTGACTAGAGGTCTGTCGGTTGAGGTGGCAAATGATAGCATTCGGGTTAATTGTGTCAGGCCAGGCTTTATCAATACCGGTATGCACGCCGATGGGGGCGAGCCCGATAGAGTGAAACGCCTCGCGCCTATGATCCCAATGGGCAGAGGTGGGGAGCCAGAGGAGGTGGCGGCTGCCATTGCCTGGTTACTATCAGATGAAGCTTCCTATGTGACCGGCACCTTTATGGATCTTGCCGGTGGTAGATGA